From Cotesia glomerata isolate CgM1 linkage group LG2, MPM_Cglom_v2.3, whole genome shotgun sequence, a single genomic window includes:
- the LOC123258815 gene encoding formin-binding protein 4-like isoform X1 encodes MNSKKRRRKSAFSQESADSDFQSSSKDNSNPGNNGQSSNSLTNLLEQYNSDSDDQDDTPPENKHRLDDKVNDFFKEIQFITQNTQESQSNDSSKKETTQTSSSKERVSASPWQECFDESTGYPYYWHIETNEVTWELPKELASTRKNSDNIVPQQLHHQPNRLPKLPYDKLPSKAKNDLSARNKSRHKSGTDSTGSSKRALPKKKSKQTFEDKNDDSDDSYIEMITSFGDDNTDTDKSDDEKTADESWTLNKSIKREREREALESRVSNDTRDEENSKESNRETSINNSIVDQSNEENSFSKKPAAALFPAAVTKSWFVDGNPKVDTTVDQELAQASDSQDTDKIEAPKLSRPLENLGTSLKGFQRKRRIAYDVLTIPKNNEDRLGLGFAKTPPIENSSKETAEERKRNLGKYAIDFIRGETLETNEATPDYFMSADQVQMIADKLKSLSKECSTVSEIQVMSIKIQVLMTAWESGDLKDRYFYNWMAETKKELTLLEEKAAPAEWDYQWDSANKQYFYRNKISGETQLNYPDINGGAEEMELCTTPPPANSPISEIKSIEVIKDDMTQTKSLSNVAIDNINRVNVNSHTDLEKSDKSSSSASLAGDDNNKEDGELAAPLPPRISIPSPPPPPRIGAQDLKKNSKINKSNNDCLNSGTIEQTEVKNHIIVESIVAPVRETLLTPATQILAASVNPPHIEPLPPGVDQSESPYALAAATLKSPLIFPGNHHQPNATIFDPTNISILGHHHHPALVHNQLVHYPVYHQHLHDQAILAAANRFTGQEAVQLMLHHTGIYANTQVITKPPINMKKESLGSIVDSFYNDIASLECHNNVINDKQIKQVAVPSMKYQESVDKTESISTNISTIITTAATTTGTGSAPSVSIPAATAANSTASTTTTNSGGVVTANNATANAPVDLKDKKKKKVKIVINKKHKQVSSMVAKWKKAQNFEDIH; translated from the exons ATGAATAGCAAAAAACGCCGAAGAAAATCAGCTTTTAGCCAAGAATCAGCGGACTCTGATTTTCAATCaagtt cgaaAGATAATTCTAATCCTGGCAATAATGGACAGTCCAGTAATTCACttactaatttattagaaCAATACAATTCTGATAGCGATGACCAAGATGATACACCTCCAGAAAATAAACACCGTCTTGATGATAAAGTTAATGACTTTTTTAAg gaaattcaatttattactcaaAATACTCAAGAATCTCAATCAAATGATAGCTCAAAAAAAGAGACCACCCAAACTTCTTCGAGTAAAGAACGAGTATCGGCTTCAc caTGGCAAGAATGTTTTGACGAGTCTACTGGGTATCCTTACTACTGGCACATTGAAACCAATGAAGTGACTTGGGAATTGCCAAAAGAACTCGCATCAACTCGCAAAAACTCGGACAATATTGTCCCTCAACAACTACACCACCAACCTAATCGTTTGCCCAAACTACCTTACGACAAATTACCGTCTAAAGCCAAAAATGACCTATCAGCACGGAACAAAAGTAGGCATAAAAGTGGTACTGACAGTACTGGTAGTTCTAAGCGTGCCTTGCCtaagaaaaaatctaaacagACGTTTGAAGACAAAAACGATGACTCTGATGAcag ttacatTGAAATGATCACGTCGTTTGGTGACGATAATACGGACACTGATAAAAGCGACGACGAAAAAACAGCCGACGAGTCATGG acactcaataaatcaataaaacgCGAGCGCGAGCGTGAAGCGTTAGAAAGCAGGGTTAGCAATGACACTCGCGACGAAGAGAATAGCAAAGAGTCCAATAGAGAAACcagtataaataattcaattgttgatCAAAGCAACGAAGAAAATTCATTTAGCAAAAAGCCAGCAGCTGCTTTATTCCCAGCTGCTGTCACCAAAAGTTGGTTTGTTGATGGCAATCCAAAAGTAGACACCACTGTTGATCAGGAATTGGCCCAAGCCTCAGATTCGCAGGATACTGACAAAATAGAAGCTCCAAAATTATCCCGGCCTTTAGAAAATTTAGGGACCTCTTTAAAAGGATTCCAGCGAAAAAGGCGGATAGCTTACGATGTTTTGACGATACCTAAAAATAACGAGGACCGACTAGGTCTAGGCTTCGCTAAAACTCCTCCAATAGAAAATTCCTCCAAGGAAACAGCTGAGGAGCGAAAGCGTAACTTGGGAAAATACGCAATTGATTTTATCAGAGGCGAAACGTTAGAAACCAATGAAGCAACTCCGGATTACTTTATGTCGGCTGATCAAGTGCAAATGATTGCCGATAAATTAAAGAGTTTATCCAAAGAATGCTCTACGGTGTCGGAGATCCAGGTGATGAGCATTAAAATTCAAGTATTGATGACCGCGTGGGAGTCTGGTGATCTAAAGGATCGTTATTTTTACAACTGGATGGCTGAGACGAAAAAAGAGCTGACTTTGTTGGAGGAAAAGGCTGCGCCAGCTGAGTGGGACTATCAGTGGGACTCGGCTAACAAGCAGTACTTTTATCGCAATAAGATTAGCGGAGAAACTCAGTTGAATTATCCGGATATTAATGGCGGGGCTGAGGAAATGGAATTGTGTACTACGCCTCCACCCGCTAACTCGCCGATCTCTGAAATAAAATCTATTGAAGTTATTAAGGATGATATGACCCAGACAAAGTCGCTCAGCAATGTTGCTATTGATAATATCAACAGAGTTAATGTAAATAGCCACACGGATTTGGAAAAAAGCGACAAGTCTAGTTCCTCTGCTAGTCTGGCTggtgatgataataataaagaagatGGAGAATTGGCTGCGCCGCTGCCTCCTAGAATATCTATTCCTAGTCCGCCACCTCCGCCGAGAATAGGAGCGCAGGATTTGAAAAAGAATTCAAAGATTAATAAGAGTAATAATGACTGTCTAAATTCTGGGACTATTGAACAAActgaagttaaaaatcatatTATAGTTGAGAGTATTGTAGCACCGGTTCGTGAAACTCTGCTGACTCCTGCGACCCAAATACTAGCTGCGTCTGTGAATCCTCCGCACATAGAACCGCTTCCTCCGGGAGTGGATCAGTCGGAGAGCCCCTACGCATTAGCAGCAGCAACTCTCAAGTCTCCTTTGATTTTTCCCGGGAATCATCATCAGCCCAATGCTACTATCTTTGATCCCACGAATATTTCTATACTGGGACACCACCACCACCCGGCGTTGGTTCACAATCAACTTGTTCATTATCCGGTTTATCATCAGCACTTGCACGATCAAGCGATTCTCGCGGCTGCTAACAGATTTACCGGGCAAGAAGCTGTGCAACTAATGCTTCATCATACGGGTATTTACGCAAATACCCAGGTGATTACTAAACCTCctattaatatgaaaaaagaATCACTTGGATCGATTGTTGATTCTTTTTACAATGATATTGCTTCTTTGGAGTGCCATAATAATGTTATAaatgataaacaaataaaacaaGTTGCAGTTCCGTCAATGAAATATCAAGAGTCGGTGGATAAAACGGAATCCATTTCGACGAATATCTCTACGATTATTACGACAGCTGCGACTACCACTGGAACAGGTTCTGCTCCTTCGGTTTCTATTCCTGCAGCTACTGCTGCTAATAGTACGGCAAGTACGACGACTACTAATTCTGGGGGTGTAGTTACGGCAAATAATGCAACGGCTAATGCTCCTGTTGATcttaaagacaaaaaaaagaaaaaa gtaaagattgttattaacaaaaaacataaaCAAGTTTCAAGCATGGTCGCCAAGTGGAAAAAAGCACAGAATTTTGAGGACATTCATTAA
- the LOC123258815 gene encoding formin-binding protein 4-like isoform X2 produces MNSKKRRRKSAFSQESADSDFQSTKDNSNPGNNGQSSNSLTNLLEQYNSDSDDQDDTPPENKHRLDDKVNDFFKEIQFITQNTQESQSNDSSKKETTQTSSSKERVSASPWQECFDESTGYPYYWHIETNEVTWELPKELASTRKNSDNIVPQQLHHQPNRLPKLPYDKLPSKAKNDLSARNKSRHKSGTDSTGSSKRALPKKKSKQTFEDKNDDSDDSYIEMITSFGDDNTDTDKSDDEKTADESWTLNKSIKREREREALESRVSNDTRDEENSKESNRETSINNSIVDQSNEENSFSKKPAAALFPAAVTKSWFVDGNPKVDTTVDQELAQASDSQDTDKIEAPKLSRPLENLGTSLKGFQRKRRIAYDVLTIPKNNEDRLGLGFAKTPPIENSSKETAEERKRNLGKYAIDFIRGETLETNEATPDYFMSADQVQMIADKLKSLSKECSTVSEIQVMSIKIQVLMTAWESGDLKDRYFYNWMAETKKELTLLEEKAAPAEWDYQWDSANKQYFYRNKISGETQLNYPDINGGAEEMELCTTPPPANSPISEIKSIEVIKDDMTQTKSLSNVAIDNINRVNVNSHTDLEKSDKSSSSASLAGDDNNKEDGELAAPLPPRISIPSPPPPPRIGAQDLKKNSKINKSNNDCLNSGTIEQTEVKNHIIVESIVAPVRETLLTPATQILAASVNPPHIEPLPPGVDQSESPYALAAATLKSPLIFPGNHHQPNATIFDPTNISILGHHHHPALVHNQLVHYPVYHQHLHDQAILAAANRFTGQEAVQLMLHHTGIYANTQVITKPPINMKKESLGSIVDSFYNDIASLECHNNVINDKQIKQVAVPSMKYQESVDKTESISTNISTIITTAATTTGTGSAPSVSIPAATAANSTASTTTTNSGGVVTANNATANAPVDLKDKKKKKVKIVINKKHKQVSSMVAKWKKAQNFEDIH; encoded by the exons ATGAATAGCAAAAAACGCCGAAGAAAATCAGCTTTTAGCCAAGAATCAGCGGACTCTGATTTTCAATCaa cgaaAGATAATTCTAATCCTGGCAATAATGGACAGTCCAGTAATTCACttactaatttattagaaCAATACAATTCTGATAGCGATGACCAAGATGATACACCTCCAGAAAATAAACACCGTCTTGATGATAAAGTTAATGACTTTTTTAAg gaaattcaatttattactcaaAATACTCAAGAATCTCAATCAAATGATAGCTCAAAAAAAGAGACCACCCAAACTTCTTCGAGTAAAGAACGAGTATCGGCTTCAc caTGGCAAGAATGTTTTGACGAGTCTACTGGGTATCCTTACTACTGGCACATTGAAACCAATGAAGTGACTTGGGAATTGCCAAAAGAACTCGCATCAACTCGCAAAAACTCGGACAATATTGTCCCTCAACAACTACACCACCAACCTAATCGTTTGCCCAAACTACCTTACGACAAATTACCGTCTAAAGCCAAAAATGACCTATCAGCACGGAACAAAAGTAGGCATAAAAGTGGTACTGACAGTACTGGTAGTTCTAAGCGTGCCTTGCCtaagaaaaaatctaaacagACGTTTGAAGACAAAAACGATGACTCTGATGAcag ttacatTGAAATGATCACGTCGTTTGGTGACGATAATACGGACACTGATAAAAGCGACGACGAAAAAACAGCCGACGAGTCATGG acactcaataaatcaataaaacgCGAGCGCGAGCGTGAAGCGTTAGAAAGCAGGGTTAGCAATGACACTCGCGACGAAGAGAATAGCAAAGAGTCCAATAGAGAAACcagtataaataattcaattgttgatCAAAGCAACGAAGAAAATTCATTTAGCAAAAAGCCAGCAGCTGCTTTATTCCCAGCTGCTGTCACCAAAAGTTGGTTTGTTGATGGCAATCCAAAAGTAGACACCACTGTTGATCAGGAATTGGCCCAAGCCTCAGATTCGCAGGATACTGACAAAATAGAAGCTCCAAAATTATCCCGGCCTTTAGAAAATTTAGGGACCTCTTTAAAAGGATTCCAGCGAAAAAGGCGGATAGCTTACGATGTTTTGACGATACCTAAAAATAACGAGGACCGACTAGGTCTAGGCTTCGCTAAAACTCCTCCAATAGAAAATTCCTCCAAGGAAACAGCTGAGGAGCGAAAGCGTAACTTGGGAAAATACGCAATTGATTTTATCAGAGGCGAAACGTTAGAAACCAATGAAGCAACTCCGGATTACTTTATGTCGGCTGATCAAGTGCAAATGATTGCCGATAAATTAAAGAGTTTATCCAAAGAATGCTCTACGGTGTCGGAGATCCAGGTGATGAGCATTAAAATTCAAGTATTGATGACCGCGTGGGAGTCTGGTGATCTAAAGGATCGTTATTTTTACAACTGGATGGCTGAGACGAAAAAAGAGCTGACTTTGTTGGAGGAAAAGGCTGCGCCAGCTGAGTGGGACTATCAGTGGGACTCGGCTAACAAGCAGTACTTTTATCGCAATAAGATTAGCGGAGAAACTCAGTTGAATTATCCGGATATTAATGGCGGGGCTGAGGAAATGGAATTGTGTACTACGCCTCCACCCGCTAACTCGCCGATCTCTGAAATAAAATCTATTGAAGTTATTAAGGATGATATGACCCAGACAAAGTCGCTCAGCAATGTTGCTATTGATAATATCAACAGAGTTAATGTAAATAGCCACACGGATTTGGAAAAAAGCGACAAGTCTAGTTCCTCTGCTAGTCTGGCTggtgatgataataataaagaagatGGAGAATTGGCTGCGCCGCTGCCTCCTAGAATATCTATTCCTAGTCCGCCACCTCCGCCGAGAATAGGAGCGCAGGATTTGAAAAAGAATTCAAAGATTAATAAGAGTAATAATGACTGTCTAAATTCTGGGACTATTGAACAAActgaagttaaaaatcatatTATAGTTGAGAGTATTGTAGCACCGGTTCGTGAAACTCTGCTGACTCCTGCGACCCAAATACTAGCTGCGTCTGTGAATCCTCCGCACATAGAACCGCTTCCTCCGGGAGTGGATCAGTCGGAGAGCCCCTACGCATTAGCAGCAGCAACTCTCAAGTCTCCTTTGATTTTTCCCGGGAATCATCATCAGCCCAATGCTACTATCTTTGATCCCACGAATATTTCTATACTGGGACACCACCACCACCCGGCGTTGGTTCACAATCAACTTGTTCATTATCCGGTTTATCATCAGCACTTGCACGATCAAGCGATTCTCGCGGCTGCTAACAGATTTACCGGGCAAGAAGCTGTGCAACTAATGCTTCATCATACGGGTATTTACGCAAATACCCAGGTGATTACTAAACCTCctattaatatgaaaaaagaATCACTTGGATCGATTGTTGATTCTTTTTACAATGATATTGCTTCTTTGGAGTGCCATAATAATGTTATAaatgataaacaaataaaacaaGTTGCAGTTCCGTCAATGAAATATCAAGAGTCGGTGGATAAAACGGAATCCATTTCGACGAATATCTCTACGATTATTACGACAGCTGCGACTACCACTGGAACAGGTTCTGCTCCTTCGGTTTCTATTCCTGCAGCTACTGCTGCTAATAGTACGGCAAGTACGACGACTACTAATTCTGGGGGTGTAGTTACGGCAAATAATGCAACGGCTAATGCTCCTGTTGATcttaaagacaaaaaaaagaaaaaa gtaaagattgttattaacaaaaaacataaaCAAGTTTCAAGCATGGTCGCCAAGTGGAAAAAAGCACAGAATTTTGAGGACATTCATTAA
- the LOC123258815 gene encoding formin-binding protein 4-like isoform X3: MNSKKRRRKSAFSQESADSDFQSSSKDNSNPGNNGQSSNSLTNLLEQYNSDSDDQDDTPPENKHRLDDKVNDFFKEIQFITQNTQESQSNDSSKKETTQTSSSKERVSASPWQECFDESTGYPYYWHIETNEVTWELPKELASTRKNSDNIVPQQLHHQPNRLPKLPYDKLPSKAKNDLSARNKSRHKSGTDSTGSSKRALPKKKSKQTFEDKNDDSDDSYIEMITSFGDDNTDTDKSDDEKTADESWTLNKSIKREREREALESRVSNDTRDEENSKESNRETSINNSIVDQSNEENSFSKKPAAALFPAAVTKSWFVDGNPKVDTTVDQELAQASDSQDTDKIEAPKLSRPLENLGTSLKGFQRKRRIAYDVLTIPKNNEDRLGLGFAKTPPIENSSKETAEERKRNLGKYAIDFIRGETLETNEATPDYFMSADQVQMIADKLKSLSKECSTVSEIQVMSIKIQVLMTAWESGDLKDRYFYNWMAETKKELTLLEEKAAPAEWDYQWDSANKQYFYRNKISGETQLNYPDINGGAEEMELCTTPPPANSPISEIKSIEVIKDDMTQTKSLSNVAIDNINRVNVNSHTDLEKSDKSSSSASLAGDDNNKEDGELAAPLPPRISIPSPPPPPRIGAQDLKKNSKINKSNNDCLNSGTIEQTEVKNHIIVESIVAPVRETLLTPATQILAASVNPPHIEPLPPGVDQSESPYALAAATLKSPLIFPGNHHQPNATIFDPTNISILGHHHHPALVHNQLVHYPVYHQHLHDQAILAAANRFTGQEAVQLMLHHTGIYANTQFRQ; this comes from the exons ATGAATAGCAAAAAACGCCGAAGAAAATCAGCTTTTAGCCAAGAATCAGCGGACTCTGATTTTCAATCaagtt cgaaAGATAATTCTAATCCTGGCAATAATGGACAGTCCAGTAATTCACttactaatttattagaaCAATACAATTCTGATAGCGATGACCAAGATGATACACCTCCAGAAAATAAACACCGTCTTGATGATAAAGTTAATGACTTTTTTAAg gaaattcaatttattactcaaAATACTCAAGAATCTCAATCAAATGATAGCTCAAAAAAAGAGACCACCCAAACTTCTTCGAGTAAAGAACGAGTATCGGCTTCAc caTGGCAAGAATGTTTTGACGAGTCTACTGGGTATCCTTACTACTGGCACATTGAAACCAATGAAGTGACTTGGGAATTGCCAAAAGAACTCGCATCAACTCGCAAAAACTCGGACAATATTGTCCCTCAACAACTACACCACCAACCTAATCGTTTGCCCAAACTACCTTACGACAAATTACCGTCTAAAGCCAAAAATGACCTATCAGCACGGAACAAAAGTAGGCATAAAAGTGGTACTGACAGTACTGGTAGTTCTAAGCGTGCCTTGCCtaagaaaaaatctaaacagACGTTTGAAGACAAAAACGATGACTCTGATGAcag ttacatTGAAATGATCACGTCGTTTGGTGACGATAATACGGACACTGATAAAAGCGACGACGAAAAAACAGCCGACGAGTCATGG acactcaataaatcaataaaacgCGAGCGCGAGCGTGAAGCGTTAGAAAGCAGGGTTAGCAATGACACTCGCGACGAAGAGAATAGCAAAGAGTCCAATAGAGAAACcagtataaataattcaattgttgatCAAAGCAACGAAGAAAATTCATTTAGCAAAAAGCCAGCAGCTGCTTTATTCCCAGCTGCTGTCACCAAAAGTTGGTTTGTTGATGGCAATCCAAAAGTAGACACCACTGTTGATCAGGAATTGGCCCAAGCCTCAGATTCGCAGGATACTGACAAAATAGAAGCTCCAAAATTATCCCGGCCTTTAGAAAATTTAGGGACCTCTTTAAAAGGATTCCAGCGAAAAAGGCGGATAGCTTACGATGTTTTGACGATACCTAAAAATAACGAGGACCGACTAGGTCTAGGCTTCGCTAAAACTCCTCCAATAGAAAATTCCTCCAAGGAAACAGCTGAGGAGCGAAAGCGTAACTTGGGAAAATACGCAATTGATTTTATCAGAGGCGAAACGTTAGAAACCAATGAAGCAACTCCGGATTACTTTATGTCGGCTGATCAAGTGCAAATGATTGCCGATAAATTAAAGAGTTTATCCAAAGAATGCTCTACGGTGTCGGAGATCCAGGTGATGAGCATTAAAATTCAAGTATTGATGACCGCGTGGGAGTCTGGTGATCTAAAGGATCGTTATTTTTACAACTGGATGGCTGAGACGAAAAAAGAGCTGACTTTGTTGGAGGAAAAGGCTGCGCCAGCTGAGTGGGACTATCAGTGGGACTCGGCTAACAAGCAGTACTTTTATCGCAATAAGATTAGCGGAGAAACTCAGTTGAATTATCCGGATATTAATGGCGGGGCTGAGGAAATGGAATTGTGTACTACGCCTCCACCCGCTAACTCGCCGATCTCTGAAATAAAATCTATTGAAGTTATTAAGGATGATATGACCCAGACAAAGTCGCTCAGCAATGTTGCTATTGATAATATCAACAGAGTTAATGTAAATAGCCACACGGATTTGGAAAAAAGCGACAAGTCTAGTTCCTCTGCTAGTCTGGCTggtgatgataataataaagaagatGGAGAATTGGCTGCGCCGCTGCCTCCTAGAATATCTATTCCTAGTCCGCCACCTCCGCCGAGAATAGGAGCGCAGGATTTGAAAAAGAATTCAAAGATTAATAAGAGTAATAATGACTGTCTAAATTCTGGGACTATTGAACAAActgaagttaaaaatcatatTATAGTTGAGAGTATTGTAGCACCGGTTCGTGAAACTCTGCTGACTCCTGCGACCCAAATACTAGCTGCGTCTGTGAATCCTCCGCACATAGAACCGCTTCCTCCGGGAGTGGATCAGTCGGAGAGCCCCTACGCATTAGCAGCAGCAACTCTCAAGTCTCCTTTGATTTTTCCCGGGAATCATCATCAGCCCAATGCTACTATCTTTGATCCCACGAATATTTCTATACTGGGACACCACCACCACCCGGCGTTGGTTCACAATCAACTTGTTCATTATCCGGTTTATCATCAGCACTTGCACGATCAAGCGATTCTCGCGGCTGCTAACAGATTTACCGGGCAAGAAGCTGTGCAACTAATGCTTCATCATACGGGTATTTACGCAAATACCCAG TTCCGTCAATGA